The region GAAGACATGGAAAGTAGGCATCGCCGGGCTGCGGCGCGGGCGGGGGTTCGTCTCGCTCTTCGCCGCCCATCCCCGGATGAACGTGACGGCGCTGTGCGACCTGAGCGAGAGCACGCTGGCCGATCTGGGCGGGGCGTTCAACCTGCCCGACTCGGCCCTCCACACCGACTATGACGCGTTCCTGGCCAGCGACATGGACATCGTCATGATCGCGACGCCGATCCGCTTCCACGCCCCGCAGACCATCGCGGCCCTGCAGTCCGGCCGGCACGTGATGTGCGAGCAGACGGCGGCCTACACCGTCGAGGACTGCGCGGCCATCGTGGACGCCGTCAAGCAGACCGGCAAGACGTACATGATGGCCGAGAACTACTGCTACTTCCACTATGTGCGGCAGTGGCAGAAGATCGTGCGCCAGGGCAAGCTGGGGCCGATCTTCTACGCCGAGGCCGAGTATGTCCACGAGATCGAGGACCTGCTCATCAACCCGGAGACGGGCGCATACTACTGGCGCCACGAGCGCCCGCCGATCTGGTACTGCGCCCACACCCTCGGGCCGCTGCTGACGCTCATGGAGGATCGCATCGTCGCCGCCTCGGGCAGCGCCGCAGGCTTCCACAAGCGCCCGGAGCAGTCCGACCATCTCGGCTTCCTGGACTTCCAGGTCGGGCTCTTCCGCACCGAGAAGGGCGCGGTCATCAAGATCGCCCG is a window of bacterium DNA encoding:
- a CDS encoding Gfo/Idh/MocA family oxidoreductase, yielding MKTWKVGIAGLRRGRGFVSLFAAHPRMNVTALCDLSESTLADLGGAFNLPDSALHTDYDAFLASDMDIVMIATPIRFHAPQTIAALQSGRHVMCEQTAAYTVEDCAAIVDAVKQTGKTYMMAENYCYFHYVRQWQKIVRQGKLGPIFYAEAEYVHEIEDLLINPETGAYYWRHERPPIWYCAHTLGPLLTLMEDRIVAASGSAAGFHKRPEQSDHLGFLDFQVGLFRTEKGAVIKIARSQVAPRYPHMVYYSLYGTQGYVENGRNGSNTNGYLWIEGETRDDPNGHRCAEVIECNVVDPEAPEEAKHGGHGTSEYYMIRDFLDALESNRQPPIDVMRSMDFTVPGIIAHESSMSDGNWRDVPLFDW